In Rana temporaria chromosome 3, aRanTem1.1, whole genome shotgun sequence, a single window of DNA contains:
- the LOC120931011 gene encoding olfactory receptor 1468-like: protein MSYVVKMDEKNKTIITVIQLLGFQTPQALTFVLFFLFLLMYCVTICGNLLIITLVSYSKTLHSPMYFFLSQLSVMDILLTTDVFPYMLHSMLEKDSATMSISNCIIQFYFFAVSETSECLLLTVMSYDRYVAICKPLHYTLLMSTQFCWITILTSWILSFLSGLIYTIEISKLQFCSPNVIDHFFCDLGPILKLSCSDTTIVQLESTLINVVFACAPVIFIIVSYVYIIVTIFKIPSITGRQKVFSTCSSHLIVVSMFYGTLIFVYLIPRRGQLLNITKFISLLYTTATPMINPIIYSLRNKDLKQVIDRIVNNFLKMHLHHY from the coding sequence atgtcctaTGTTGTGAAAATGGATGAGAAAAATAAGACCATAATTACAGTGATCCAGCTCTTAGGGTTTCAGACTCCACAAGCTCTAAcatttgttttattctttttatttcttctgaTGTATTGTGTGACAATATGTGGGAATCTCCTGATCATCACATTGGTGTCCTACAGCAAAACCCTCCATTCTCCCATGTACTTCTTCCTCTCTCAGCTCTCTGTAATGGATATTTTATTGACAACTGATGTTTTTCCATATATGCTTCATTCTATGTTGGAGAAAGATTCTGCCACCATGTCAATTTCTAATTGTATCATACAGTTTTATTTCTTTGCTGTGTCAGAAACCTCAGAGTGTCTTCTGCTGACGGTGATGTCTTATGACAGATATGTGGCCATCTGTAAACCATTGCATTATACTTTATTAATGAGTACTCAATTTTGCTGGATAACAATTCTAACAAGTTGGATTTTAAGCTTTCTTTCTGGATTGATTTATACTATAGAGATATCGAAGCTACAGTTTTGTAGTCCTAATGTTATTGATCATTTTTTCTGTGATCTTGGCCCAATTCTAAAACTTTCCTGCTCTGATACAACCATTGTTCAACTAGAATCAACATTGATAAATGTCGTTTTTGCTTGCGCCCCAGTTATTTTCATCATTGTGTCATATGTTTATATTATAGTCACCATTTTTAAAATCCCCTCTATTACAGGAAGACAGAAGGTTTTCTCAACATGCAGCTCCCACTTGATTGTTGTTTCCATGTTTTATGGAAccttaatttttgtttatttgataCCTAGGAGAGGGCAATTATTGAACATTACTAAATTCATATCATTACTGTACACTACGGCAACGCCAATGATAAATCCAATTATATACAGCCTGAGAAATAAGGATTTGAAACAAGTCATAGATAGAATTGTCAACAACTTTTTAAAGATGCATTTACATCATTATTAA